The following proteins are co-located in the Cryptococcus neoformans var. neoformans B-3501A chromosome 12, whole genome shotgun sequence genome:
- a CDS encoding hypothetical protein (HMMPfam hit to ILVD_EDD, Dehydratase family, score: 927.7, E(): 4e-276): MLSRRIATASPAAHTRAFHASAAKASKEVIMNRYSRTITQPKAQGASQAMLYATEGIVNDEDFNKAMVGVASVWYEGNPCNRHILGLGQRVKKSLMNAGIVGYQFGTVGVSDGISMGTSGMSYSLQSRDLIADSVETAAGGHWLDGMVVLPGCDKNMPGALIALGRLNRPSMMVYGGTIRPGSCGGEVLDIVSAFQSYGRYLQEGQTPEAEKTRYNTIRNACPGPGACGGMYTANTIASASEALGMTLPGSSSFPAEYPEKHAECDAVGETMRKVLEDNLLPRQIMTRQAFENAMALTMALGGSTNVVLHLIAIARSVGINLTIDDFQTVSDRVPLLADLKPSGKYVMEDINTIGGTPSVIHYLIKNGIMTGDEMTITGKTLGENCDRWVEEHGSKWEGQKILRPINDPLKSTGHIRILRGNLAPGGAVSKITGKEGLRFTGKCRAFDDEEGFVKAVESGSIKKGEKTVVVLRYLGPKGGPGMPEMLKPTSLIMGAGLGYDVACLTDGRFSGGSHGFVVGHVVPEAQVGGPIALVQDGDVIHIDAVANTLSVDVSDEEMARRKENWVAPPLKVTHGTLLKYARAVTDASHGCVTDA, from the exons ATGCTTTCAAGACGCATCGCTACTGCAAGCCCAGCCGCTCATACTAGAGCATTCCATGCGTCGGCTGCCAAGGCCTCGAAAGAGGTCATAATGAATCGTTACTCTAGGACTATTACTCAACCTAAGGCTCAAGGCGCTTCTCAG GCCATGCTTTACGCCACGGAAGGCATTGTGAATGACGAAGACTTCAATAAGGCCATGGTTGGCGTTGCCAGTGTTTGGTACGAAGGCAACCC ATGCAATCGACACATTTTGGGCCTTGGCcagagggtgaagaagtcTCTTATGAATGCTGGCATCGTTGGCTACCAATTTGGTACTGTCGGTGTCTCTGACGGTATTAGCATGGGTACCTCTGGAA TGTCTTACTCCCTGCAATCTCGTGACCTCATTGCCGACTCTGTTGAGACGGCTGCTGGTGGTCATTGGCTGGATGGGATGGTCGTTTTACCTGGTTGCGATAAAAACATGCCTGGTGCTTTGATTGCTCTCGGTCGACTTAATCGACCCAGTATGATGGTTTATGGCGGTACTATCCGTCCTGGCTCTTGTGGCGGAGAGGTGCTCGACATTGTGTCAGCTTTCCAGAGTTATGGACGATACCTCCAAGAAGGCCAAACACCTGAGGCTGAAAAGACCCGCTACAATACCATTCGAAACGCATGTCCTGGTCCTGGAGCCTGTGGAGGC ATGTACACTGCTAACACAATTGCGTCCGCCTCCGAAGCCTTGGGTATGACTCTTCCTGGGTCGTCGTCTTTCCCTGCGGAATATCCTGAAAAGCATGCGGAATGTGACGCTGTTGGCGAGACTATGCGCAAGGTTTTGGAAGATAACCTTCTCCCCAGACAAATCATGACCAGGCAGGCTTTCGAAAATGCAATG GCTCTTACAATGGCGCTCGGTGGATCTACCAACGTTGTTCTCCATTTGATCGCCATCGCTCGGTCGGTTGGTATCAACCTTACCATTGACGATTTCCAAACGGTCTCCGATCGAGTACCTTTGCTGGCCGATCTCAAACCCAGTGGTAAATACGTTATGGAAGACATCAACACCATCGGTGGCACGCCTTCCGTCATTCACTATCTGATCAAAAACGGAATTATGACCGGTGACGAGATGACCATCACCGGTAAGACTCTTGGAGAGAATTGTGATCGCTGGGTGGAGGAGCACGGTAGCAAGTGGGAAGGACAGAAGATTTTGCGACCTATTAACGATCCTCTTAAGTCCACTGGACACATCCG AATTCTGCGCGGTAATCTTGCCCCTGGAGGTGCTGTCTCTAAGATCACAGGCAAAGAAGGCTTGCGCTTTACCGGTAAATGCCGGGCTttcgatgatgaggagggcTTCGTGAAGGCCGTCGAAAGCGGTTCTATCaaaaagggagagaaaaCTGTTGTTGTCTTGAGGTACCTTGGCCCCAAGGGCGGACCTG GTATGCCTGAAATGCTCAAACCTACCAGTTTGATCATGGGCGCTGGTCTAGGATATGATGTCGCTTGTCTGACAGATGGACGATTTAGCGGAGG TTCTCATGGCTTCGTTGTTGGCCATGTCGTTCCGGAGGCCCAGGTTGGAGGACCCATTGCTTTGGTTCAAGACGGCGATGTTATTCATATTGATGCCGTTGCGAACACTTTGTCTGTGGACGTATCCGACGAAGAGATGGCCCGCAGAAAGGAGAACTGGGTTGCCCCTCCTCTCAAGGTCACTCACGGAACATTGCTCAAATACGCCCGAGCTGTTACCGATGCTTCTCATGGATGTG TCACGGATGCTTAA
- a CDS encoding hypothetical protein (HMMPfam hit to Dor1, Dor1-like family, score: 173.2, E(): 5.4e-49) gives MSQPSVSTDSAQAWNGPLLDGDHQSLTALLQPLTSVDVSSSSASSYLDHLQSLPLPELLRQPSLISIETSTVESDLTNLCFREYPTFISVHKCSSAVKSAFDDFSDSLEKLIGSVPALEDECQTFSSSTSKIQRIRNKASLVQEHQDKLLDLLEIPQLMETCVRNGYYQEAMELLDHSRTISQRYKDVVLVQDVVREVEGVLQLMLTQLLSLLREPIKLPPLIKTVTFLRRLHALDENELALVFISSRYRNFRAQLAYIERDKADPVRYLRRYVDLFREHVYDLIAQFTTIFLDSPSTATHIASFASQAVSELVNLVQTYVPQLSTDAASMSSILIQLGYCAMSFTRVGLDFAPLIAEPFAATSFSAFSHEISTASKELQELLEESSKLLRPPSQILITADHLSRVLTAETSPPNLPASIDAVRSFPPLAALVNAHLNALNSLRLLAPLSLRSQIYTFHSTSLASDSVTLLQYFFLRSEESVDRLQGGNRERSSHTRTPSAPRVDLLRRNSEVQMTPEARATKKKTAKRTCIAAADMWCNIVVPFLVERLAQGVFGDQNAPIHPELSREIENISKWIKENGENGHTARLVL, from the exons ATGTCCCAGCCATCTGTTTCTACCGATAGCGCCCAAGCATGGAATGGCCCTCTTTTAGATG GTGACCACCAAAGCCTTaccgctcttcttcagccgTTGACGTCTGTCGAcgtatcatcatcctcagcTTCATCCTATCTCGATCATCTCCAATCTTTACCCTTGCCCGAACTGTTACGCCAACCTTCTCTCATTTCAATCGAAACTTCTACAGTCGAGTCCGATCTCACCAACCTTTGCTTTCGAGAGTATCCGACATTCATATCTGTCCACAAATGCTCGTCCGCCGTAAAGTCAGCATTTGATGATTTCTCGGACTCATTGGAGAAACTTATAGGTTCCGTGCCGGCCCTAGAGGATGAGTGTCAGACATTCTCTTCGAGCACGAGTAAAATACAGCGCATTCGCAATAAAGCGTCTCTGGTTCAAGAACACCAAGACAAGCTATTGGATCTCCTCGAGATTCCCCAGCTTATGGAGACCTGTGTGCGAAATGGATATTATCAGGAGGCGATGGAACTTCTGGACCATTCAAGAACTATCAGCCAGAGATATAAGGATGTCGTTCTAGTGCAGGATGTTGTTAGGGAAGTCGAGGGAGTTCTACAGCTCATGTTGACCCAGTTGCTTTCGCTCCTGAGAGAACCTATCAAGTTGCCCCCTTTAATAAAAACTGTGACTTTCCTACGACGCCTCCACGCtcttgatgagaatgagcTTGCCCTGGTTTTCATCTCTAGCCGATACCGCAACTTCAGGGCCCAGCTGGCATACATAGAACGGGACAAGGCCGATCCTGTTCGATATCTACGACGATATGTCGACTTATTTCGTGAGCACGTGTACGATCTAATAGCTCAGTTTACGACAATATTCCTCGATTCTCCAAGCACCGCCACCCATATTGCTTCCTTTGCCAGTCAAGCCGTCTCTGAGCTTGTTAACCTGGTCCAGACCTATGTCCCTCAGCTATCCACAGATGCTGCATCTATGTCATCGATCCTGATACAGCTAGGTTACTGTGCTATGTCGTTCACCCGCGTTGGATTGGATTTTGCGCCTTTAATCGCTGAGCCGTTTGCCGCCACCTCTTTCTCCGCCTTCTCCCACGAGATTTCCACCGCCTCCAAGGAGCTCCAAGAACTTCTAGAGGAGTCGTCCAAGCTTCTTCGACCGCCTTCCCAAATTCTGATCACGGCGGACCACCTTTCTCGTGTATTGACGGCCGAAACATCTCCCCCCAACCTTCCCGCCTCCATTGACGCTGTCAGAAGTTTTCCTCCACTCGCCGCTCTCGTGAACGCTCATCTCAATGCTCTAAACAGCCTTCGGCTCCTTGCGCCGCTGAGTCTTCGGTCACAAATATACACCTTTCACTCGACATCATTAGCGTCCGATTCTGTGACATTACTCCAGTATTTCTTCTTACGCTCAGAAGAGTCAGTTGATCGCTTGCAAGGAGGTAACAGAGAACGGTCTTCTCATACGCGAACCCCGTCCGCACCTCGCGTTGATCTTTTGCGCCGTAATTCTGAGGTTCAAATGACTCCAGAAGCAAGGGCGaccaaaaagaaaacgGCGAAACGCACGTGTATCGCTGCGGCAGATATGTGGTGCAATATTGTGGTACCGTTTTTGGTGGAAAGGTTAGCCCAGGGAGTATTTGGGGACCAAAATGCCCCTATTCACCCAGAACTGAGTCGGGAGATCGAAAACATTTCAAAATGGATTAAAGAAAACGGGGAAAACGGTCATACTGCTAGACTCGTGCTGTGA
- a CDS encoding hypothetical protein (Match to ESTs gb|CF189329.1|CF189329, gb|CF189345.1|CF189345, gb|CF189344.1|CF189344; HMMPfam hit to SH3, SH3 domain, score: 51.5, E(): 2.3e-12): MLGGGSFDPGYVMRHPVFLVTFIIAVPSWIIAFAGQCAAEAKYSTSNGRAPVAGTLWFNIWLQLLVIIQLFLAISSDDLALHRFQLSIFLAIATTLAVGGVQFIFETPGAYIATGVGWLLLTMVNLVWIVYLTSEEDTFLYNILNSGGNGGLSNHNRRIGTTVQRRDSTPGYGGGEMGLGNSIGAMPRGISSNTVNSGGYGGGYAPAAMDGTPQKMTSVREEYNHTGVQSPGIDESVPRLQRAKALYAYSASPDDPNEVSFMKGEILEVVDATGKWFQVRTPAGITGIAPSNYLVLL; the protein is encoded by the exons ATGCTTGGTGGCGGCAGTTTCGATCCGGGCTATGTCATGCGACACCCCGTCTTTCTTGTTACGTTCATCATCGCTGTTCCCTCATGGATTATCGCTTTTGCTGGTCAATGTGCTGCAGAAGCTAAGTATT CAACGAGTAATGGTCGTGCTCCTGTCGCTGGCACTCTGTGGTTCAACATTTGGCTTCAGCT CCTGGTTATTATACAGCTATT TCTGGCCATCTCATCGGATGATCTTGCTTTGCATCGCTTCCAGCTCTCGATTTTCTTGGCGATTGCAACCACATTAGCTGTAGGCGGTGTACAATTCATATTCGAGACACCAGGTGCATACATAGCCACCGGCGTCGGATGGCTGCTTTTGACAATGGTCAAT CTCGTCTGGATTGTTTATTTGACATCTGAAGAAGATACATTCCTCTACAACATCCTCAATTCTGGAGGTAACGGTGGACTTTCTAATCACAATAGGCGGATTGGCACTACCGTTCAGCGACGAGACTCGACTCCTGGATACGGCGGAGGGGAAATGGGTCTCGGGAATAGCATAGGTGCAATGCCGCGGGGTATATCGTCTAACACAGTCAACAGCGGTGGGTATGGAGGTGGCTATGCTCCTGCTGCCATGGATGGGACTCCTCAGAAAATGACCTCTGTGCGAGAGGAATACAATCATACCGGTGTCCAGAGCCCTGGAATCGATGAATCCGTTCCCCGCCTACAGCGCGCTAA GGCACTGTATGCCTATTCTGCTTCGCCCGATGATCCCAATGAGGTCTCATTCATGAAGGGCGAAATACTTGAAGTAGTGGACGCCACTGGCAAATGGTTCCAAGTTCGAACACCCGCTGGTATTACAGGA ATTGCCCCCTCCAATTACCTTGTCTTACTTTGA